Proteins from a single region of Stutzerimonas stutzeri:
- a CDS encoding ABC transporter ATP-binding protein — protein MPEQPIAENLVEVRDLAVEFVTGEQIQRVVEGVTFDIRKGETLALVGESGSGKSVTAHSILRLLPYPLARHPQGQILFHGQDLLKADEKDMRKIRGNRIAMVFQEPMTSLNPLHTVGKQINEVLEIHKGLRGKAASARTLELLELVGIPEPHKRIRAYPHELSGGQRQRVVIAMALANEPELLIADEPTTALDVTVQLKILELLKELQARLGMALLLISHDLNLVRRIAHRVCVMQRGRVVEQALCEDLFRAPQHPYTQELLAAEPSGGPVTVEEAAPLLEVDDLRVWFPIKKGLLRRTVDHIKAVDGVNFSLPKGQTLGIVGESGSGKSTLGLAILRLLGSRGEIRFQGQQLQSMSQRQVRPLRRQMQVVFQDPFGSLSPRMSVGQIIGEGLHIHRMGNAKEQEQAIIDALVEVGLDPETRHRYPHEFSGGQRQRIAIARALVLKPALILLDEPTSALDRTVQRQVVELLRSLQAKYNLTYLFISHDLAVVRALSHQMMVVKQGQVVEQGAAADVFAAPQHPYTQQLLESAFMAPSSAEQPEEGQAHGFSHR, from the coding sequence ATGCCCGAACAACCGATAGCCGAGAATCTGGTCGAGGTCCGCGATCTGGCCGTCGAGTTCGTCACCGGTGAGCAAATCCAGCGTGTCGTCGAAGGCGTCACCTTCGACATCCGCAAGGGAGAAACCCTGGCCCTTGTCGGCGAGAGCGGCTCAGGCAAGTCGGTAACCGCGCATTCCATCCTGCGGCTGCTACCCTACCCCCTCGCCCGCCATCCGCAAGGGCAGATCCTTTTCCACGGGCAAGACCTGCTCAAGGCCGACGAAAAGGACATGCGCAAAATTCGTGGTAATCGCATTGCCATGGTGTTCCAGGAACCAATGACCTCGCTCAACCCGCTGCATACCGTGGGCAAGCAGATCAACGAGGTGCTGGAGATTCACAAAGGTTTGCGCGGCAAGGCCGCCAGCGCCCGGACGTTGGAACTGCTCGAGCTGGTCGGTATCCCCGAACCGCACAAACGCATCCGCGCCTACCCGCACGAGCTGTCGGGCGGACAGCGGCAACGGGTGGTCATCGCCATGGCGCTGGCCAACGAACCGGAGCTGCTGATCGCCGACGAACCGACCACGGCCCTCGACGTCACCGTGCAGCTGAAAATCCTCGAGCTGCTCAAGGAATTGCAGGCCCGCCTGGGCATGGCGCTGCTACTGATCAGCCACGATCTCAACCTGGTTCGGCGCATTGCCCATCGCGTATGTGTCATGCAGCGCGGTCGCGTCGTCGAACAGGCGTTGTGTGAAGATCTGTTCCGCGCTCCTCAGCATCCGTACACCCAGGAACTGCTGGCGGCCGAGCCCAGTGGCGGTCCAGTTACGGTCGAAGAGGCAGCGCCGCTGCTTGAGGTCGACGACCTGCGCGTGTGGTTCCCGATCAAGAAAGGGCTGCTGCGACGCACTGTCGACCACATCAAGGCGGTGGACGGTGTGAACTTCAGCCTGCCCAAGGGGCAGACGCTGGGTATCGTCGGCGAGAGCGGCTCCGGCAAGTCCACGCTGGGATTGGCTATTCTTCGATTGTTGGGTAGTCGGGGCGAGATCCGCTTCCAGGGCCAGCAACTGCAAAGCATGTCGCAGCGCCAGGTACGGCCGTTGCGGCGGCAGATGCAGGTGGTCTTTCAGGACCCCTTCGGTAGCCTGAGCCCACGTATGTCGGTCGGGCAGATCATTGGCGAAGGGTTGCACATCCACCGGATGGGCAATGCCAAGGAGCAGGAACAGGCAATCATTGACGCGCTCGTGGAGGTTGGCCTCGATCCGGAAACCCGGCATCGCTACCCCCATGAGTTTTCCGGCGGGCAACGGCAACGTATTGCCATTGCCCGGGCTCTGGTTTTGAAGCCGGCGCTGATACTGCTCGACGAGCCGACCTCGGCGCTCGATCGCACGGTACAACGCCAGGTGGTGGAGCTTCTGCGCTCGTTGCAGGCCAAATACAACCTGACCTACCTGTTCATCAGCCATGACCTGGCGGTGGTCAGGGCGCTCAGCCACCAGATGATGGTGGTCAAGCAGGGGCAGGTAGTGGAACAGGGTGCGGCCGCGGACGTTTTTGCGGCACCGCAACATCCATATACACAGCAGCTGCTGGAATCCGCCTTCATGGCACCCAGCTCTGCCGAACAACCAGAAGAGGGACAAGCACATGGGTTTTCTCACCGGTAA
- the fabI gene encoding enoyl-ACP reductase FabI: protein MGFLTGKRVLIVGVASKLSIASGIAAAMHREGAELAFTYQGDKLKGRVEEFASGWGSSPELCFPCDVANDEEIARVFEELSKKWDGLDCIVHSVGFAPGDQLNGDFTEVTTREGFKIAHDISAYSFVALAKAGREMMKGRNGSLLTLSYLGAERTMPNYNVMGMAKASLEAGVRYLAGSLGPEGTRVNCISAGPIRTLAASGIASFRKMLAANEKQTPMRRNVTIDEVGNAGAFLCSDLASGISGEILYVDGGFNTTAMGSLED, encoded by the coding sequence ATGGGTTTTCTCACCGGTAAGCGCGTACTGATCGTCGGCGTTGCCAGCAAACTGTCGATTGCCTCGGGCATCGCCGCCGCCATGCATCGCGAAGGTGCAGAACTGGCTTTCACCTACCAGGGCGACAAGCTCAAGGGTCGCGTCGAGGAATTCGCTTCCGGTTGGGGCTCGAGCCCTGAGCTGTGCTTCCCCTGCGATGTTGCAAACGATGAAGAGATCGCCCGCGTATTCGAAGAACTGAGCAAGAAGTGGGACGGCCTGGATTGCATCGTGCACTCGGTCGGCTTCGCTCCCGGCGACCAACTCAATGGCGACTTCACCGAAGTCACCACCCGTGAAGGCTTCAAGATCGCTCACGACATCAGCGCTTACAGCTTCGTCGCTCTGGCCAAGGCCGGTCGCGAAATGATGAAAGGCCGCAATGGCAGCCTGCTGACCCTGTCCTATCTGGGCGCCGAGCGCACCATGCCGAACTACAACGTGATGGGCATGGCCAAGGCCAGCCTGGAAGCTGGCGTTCGTTACCTGGCCGGTAGCCTCGGCCCGGAAGGCACTCGCGTAAACTGCATCTCCGCCGGCCCGATCCGCACCCTGGCCGCCTCCGGCATTGCCAGCTTCCGCAAGATGCTCGCTGCCAACGAGAAGCAGACGCCCATGCGCCGCAACGTCACCATCGACGAAGTCGGCAATGCCGGTGCGTTCCTCTGCTCGGATCTCGCCTCGGGCATCAGCGGCGAAATCCTCTACGTCGACGGCGGCTTCAACACCACCGCGATGGGCTCGCTGGAAGACTGA
- a CDS encoding SDR family NAD(P)-dependent oxidoreductase, giving the protein MSNSKHSVIEEVAGKVALVTGAASGIGKAIALLLHERGAKVIAEDIDPAVEALARPGLVPLQADITEDGAAERAVGLAIEHFGRLDILVNNAGIIINKLVVDMTREDWERIQAVNATAAFLHCREAVKAMMPNRSGAIVNIASYASYFAFPTIAAYTASKGALAQLTRTLALEVIEHGIRVNAIGVGDVVTNILNDVVEDGPGFLAQHGQAAPIGRAAQPEEIAEIVAFLASERASFMVGSVVMADGGMTVTAG; this is encoded by the coding sequence ATGAGCAATTCGAAGCACAGCGTTATAGAGGAAGTTGCAGGCAAGGTCGCGCTGGTCACCGGTGCCGCCAGTGGCATCGGCAAGGCTATCGCCTTGCTGCTGCACGAGCGAGGTGCCAAGGTCATCGCCGAGGACATCGACCCGGCGGTCGAGGCGCTCGCCCGGCCGGGGCTGGTGCCGCTGCAGGCCGACATCACCGAAGATGGCGCAGCAGAACGCGCGGTGGGCCTGGCCATCGAGCATTTCGGCCGGCTGGATATTCTGGTCAACAACGCCGGCATCATCATCAACAAGCTGGTGGTGGACATGACCCGCGAGGACTGGGAGCGCATTCAGGCCGTAAACGCCACGGCGGCCTTCCTGCATTGCCGCGAAGCGGTCAAGGCGATGATGCCCAACCGCTCGGGGGCGATCGTCAATATTGCTTCCTACGCGTCATACTTCGCCTTTCCGACCATTGCCGCCTATACGGCCTCCAAGGGCGCGCTGGCGCAGCTGACTCGCACGTTGGCGCTGGAGGTGATCGAACACGGCATCCGGGTCAACGCCATCGGCGTAGGCGATGTTGTGACCAACATCCTCAACGACGTGGTCGAGGACGGCCCAGGCTTTCTCGCGCAGCATGGGCAAGCCGCGCCCATCGGGCGCGCGGCGCAACCGGAGGAGATCGCCGAGATCGTCGCTTTCCTGGCGTCGGAACGGGCTAGCTTCATGGTGGGGTCGGTGGTCATGGCCGATGGCGGCATGACGGTGACAGCCGGCTGA